One segment of Palaemon carinicauda isolate YSFRI2023 chromosome 35, ASM3689809v2, whole genome shotgun sequence DNA contains the following:
- the LOC137627588 gene encoding uncharacterized protein, producing MIDVSGSMCSCWKNLMSRWNNHIAPKLLGTTHVYTFNNVIEKIPQCELNSEDFSGGMTNLTGALSTIQTEIYQCREKNINVLLVTDGHHTVSYMDTPESIIKGMKLPEENMCNVFILGIGGNFPVQYSIDIRSKLHNGHENIPSLFWAKNDHEIQEVIKNIGDELSRSNHSSVVSLNIPGFLLPGSSAQHDFHEGDWIYVPHEIENLDQFQIRYKNCIGTLCLKPIEGTVEIMEEIFCQWHSTLIKLHTLDKTIPKGVIDLEKKIFEFYIKQKPKEEHNYSIKQRIKNNQKKHEDNIPYEDRFHQQIRKLENILTHAKYENEIQLAKDILITSVVRNKYQEKSFRLKGHTNVDYHSDVKVFLQVLSQNMEQIKNISISPDECCRITSGSTITDIQDGDLREMIETFDKFDFFKSFTISGIPVFASTRDSVSLNPWSYSVKNIVTSPYSIMSQIALESYGSAHMQGDHKKVKIKYNDQRTEFNAIIPIFSSEHAKIIQPIVNTKIYASAQHL from the coding sequence ATGATTGATGTATCAGGTTCTATGTGCTCGTGTTGGAAAAATCTTATGAGTAGATGGAATAATCATATAGCTCCGAAACTTTTGGGAACTACTCACGTATACACCTTTAACAACGTTATAGAAAAAATACCACAATGTGAACTAAACTCTGAAGATTTTAGTGGGGGAATGACAAACCTTACAGGCGCCCTCTCTACAATCCAAACTGAAATATATCAATGTAgagaaaagaatataaatgtttTGTTAGTTACAGATGGACACCATACCGTATCGTATATGGATACTCCTGAATCTATTATCAAAGGCATGAAACTTCCCGAAGAAAACATGTGCAATGTTTTCATTCTTGGTATTGGTGGCAATTTTCCAGTTCAATATAGCATAGACATACGTTCAAAATTACATAATGGTCACGAGAATATACCTTCATTGTTTTGGGCTAAAAACGACCATGAGATACAGGAAGTGATAAAGAATATTGGTGATGAACTTTCTCGGAGCAATCATTCCTCCGTGGTAAGTTTGAATATACCGGGATTTTTGTTGCCGGGATCTTCAGCGCAACATGATTTCCACGAGGGCGATTGGATATATGTGCCCCACGAAATAGAAAATCTTGATCAAtttcaaataagatataaaaattgtATTGGGACTTTATGTTTAAAGCCCATAGAAGGCACGGTAGAAATTATGgaagaaatattttgtcaatggCATTCAACTCTTATTAAACTACACACACTAGATAAAACCATACCAAAAGGTGTAatagatttagaaaagaaaatatttgaattttacataaaacaaaaacccAAAGAAGAACATAACTATTCTATTAAACAGAGGataaaaaataaccaaaagaagCACGAAGATAATATACCTTATGAAGATCGGTTTCATCAGCAAATACGTAAATTGGAAAATATTCTAACGCatgcaaaatatgaaaatgaaatacaattaGCCAAAGATATACTGATTACATCTGTTGttagaaataaatatcaagaaaaatctttTCGACTTAAGGGACATACCAACGTGGATTATCATTCAGATGTTAAAGTATTTCTTCAAGTTCTCTCTCAAAATATGGAACAAATAAAGAATATTAGCATATCACCAGACGAGTGCTGCCGCATTACAAGCGGTTCTACAATAACTGATATTCAGGATGGAGATTTAAGAGAAATGATTGAAACAtttgataaatttgatttttttaaatcatttactATTTCTGGAATTCCGGTATTTGCATCAACGAGAGATTCTGTATCTTTAAACCCCTGGTCATACTCAGTTAAAAATATAGTAACATCACCCTATAGTATAATGAGTCAAATAGCATTAGAATCTTATGGTTCCGCACACATGCAGGGGGATCATAAGaaggtaaaaattaaatataacgACCAACGAACAGAATTTAATGCCATTATTCCAATATTTTCTTCTGAACATGCCAAAATTATTCAACCAATTGTTAATACTAAGATATATGCAAGTGCTCAACATTTGTGA